The segment CAAGCACTCTATGAATCACTCCGCTTTGAAGAGCGCACGATGGTTTTCTTCGAAGCGCCACATCGCATCACCGAATCACTGCAAGATGCCCTTGCGGTATTTGGTAGCGATCGCAAGGCAGCGATCTGTCGCGAGATGACCAAGACTTATGAAGAAACAGTTCGCGGAACTCTTGCTGAACTAGTTGCATGGTCGACCTCAAAAGAGATTTTGGGGGAGATAACCATGGTTATTGCAGGCGCGGCTGTCGGAACGGCAGAAGTCACTGCAGATCAGATGGTTGCGCGAGTTCGTGAATTTGAGGCGGCGGGCATGGATCGCAAGGCGGCAATTGCAACTGTGGCCGATGAATTCGACCTGCCTAAGCGGATCGTTTATGCAGCGGTAGTTGATGCGAATAAGATGCCTTCGTGAAATCTTTCTACCTAACAACGCCGATTTACTATGTAAATGATGCGCCACATATTGGCCATGCATATACAACCGTTGCCGGCGATGTCTTAACTCGCTGGCATCGCCAACGCGGCGAATCTGTCTGGTTCTTAACTGGCACCGACGAGCATGGTCAGAAAGTAATGCGCACCGCTGAGCAAAATAACGTTGCTCCACAAGCGTGGGTAGATCGTTTGGTGCAAGAAGCGTGGAAGCCAAATTGGACTGCGCTTAATATCGCGAACGACGATTTCATCCGTACCACTGAAGCCCGTCACACCGAACGTGTGCAAAAGTTTCTGCAATCACTTAAAGATGCTGGGCATATTTATGCTGGTAAATATGAAGGCCCATATTGCGTCGGCTGCGAAGAATTTAAGCTGCCTGGCGATCTAATCGATGCCGATGGACAGAAGCTCTGCCCTATTCATAGCAAGCCGGTTGAACTCGTCAATGAAAATAACTGGTTCTTCCGTTTATCTGCATTTGTTGAGCCGCTCTTAGAGCACTACCGCAAAAATCCAGATGCCTGCCAACCAGAAAGTGCACGCAACGAAGTTGTCTCATTCCTTGAAGGTGGCGTTTCTGATCTTTCAATTTCACGTTCTACATTTGATTGGGGCATTCCGGTTCCTTGGGATACCGATCAAGTTGTATACGTTTGGTTTGATGCGCTCCTTAACTACGCAACTGCAGTCGGTTTAACAGATGCGCCAGATACAGAAGGTGGCAAGAAGTTTGCACAGACTTGGCCAGCAGATGTACATCTAGTTGGAAAAGATATTTTGCGTTTCCACGCAGTTATCTGGCCGGCGATGTTGATGGCTGCAGGTTTAGAAGTTCCTAAGAAAGTATTTGCTCACGGTTGGTTGCTAGTTGGCGGCGAGAAGATGAGTAAGAGCAAGCTCACTGGTATCGCACCTTCTGATATCACCGATCACTTTGGCGTTGATGCCTTCCGTTATTACTTCTTGCGCGCTATTCCTTTCGGCAGCGATGGATCTTTCTCTTGGGAAGATATGTCGGCTCGCTACACATCAGAGCTCGCAAATGACTTTGGCAACCTGGCTTCACGCTTGGCTGCGATGATTGAAAAATACTGCGAAGGTAAAGTGCCGGCGAAAGCTACCGATGCCGGACTTTCTGCAGCGCTAACTAGCACCGTTGAAAAAGCCGATGCTGCAATGGTCGCACTTGATTTCCAGGGCGGAATCAACGCGGTTATGGATTTCTGCAAGAAGGTAAATGGCTATGTCACCGAGAAAGAGCCATGGATCCTGGCGAAAGATCCAGTAAATAAAGCAGTGCTAGAAGAAGTTTTATATAACACCGCCGAATCACTTCGCGCACTTGCTGTCTTGTTGCATCCGGTAATGCCGGCAACAACAGAAATCTTGTGGGAATCACTTGGTGCAAATGCAACTATTGGTTCACTTGCAGATCAGCAGATCTCAAAGGTTGCACAATGGGGACAACTTCCCGAAGGAACTCTTGTAACTAAGACTCCAGTGCTATTTCCACGACTCGAGACTAAAGAGTAATTTCCTATGGCAGATCGCCACAATCGCGATATTGATCGCCCACTGGCGCCAGCGCCGAAACCACTTCCTGTTCCAACGGTCGATGCACATGCGCATTTAGAAATCGTTACCGATGCTGCACCTGATTCGGCAGAAGTAAAGCAAGTTTTAGATGATGCAAAAGCCGCTGGCGTAGATCGCGTTGTACAAGTTGGATATTCGGCAGAACAATCAAAATGGTGTGTTGCAGCAGCCGAACACTTTAACGACCGCGTGCTTGCCGCAGTTGCGCTGCATCCCAATGAAGCGCCCGTTGTTCCTGATTTAGAAGCCGACTTAAAAATCATCGAAGAACTTGCGAGCCACCCACGAGTCCGTGCAATTGGTGAGACGGGTTTAGATTATTTCCGGACTCCACCAGAACTTCGCAAACGCCAACAGGATTCATTTAAATGGCATATTGAATTAGCAAAGAAGACAAAGAAGGCGTTAGTAATCCACGATCGTGACTCACATGATGATGTCTTATCTATCTTGCTCGAAGTTGGCGCTCCCGAAAAGACTGTCTTTCACTGCTTCTCAGGCGGGGTAGATATGGCCAAGCTCTGCATTGATCGCGGATACATACTCTCTTTCGCAGGCACGCTAACTTTTAAGAACGCCCCCGAACTTCGCGATGCGGTAAAACTTGTGCCACACGATCAACTATTGGTTGAAACAGATTCACCTTTCTTATCTCCTATGCCAAATCGCGGCGCGCTAAATACACCAGCGCAGATTGCAAATATCGTTCGCGCTATGGCTGAAGAACGTAATGAGAGCGTTGGCGCACTCGCCCAGGCGCTTTCCGATAACGCCGAACGCATCTTTGGATCATTTGCCGCAGGTTCTACGTTATGACCCTGCTTGGTGCTGCAGAAATTCGCGCCCTTGCTGAAAAGTTAGATTTAAAACCTGCCAAAGCACTTGGCCAGAATTTTGTAATTGATGCCAATGTTTGCCGCAAGATTGTTCGCACCGCAGGCGTTACTGCCGGTGATGTCGCACTTGAGATCGGTCCGGGCCTCGGTTCGCTAACTCTTGCGCTGATGGAAGAAGCAACCAGCGTAATTGCCGTTGAAATTGATTCACGTTTAGCAAACCAACTACCTATAACAGCTGCGCTACATAGCGATCGCAGCGAAATTCTCACTGTCATCAATCAAGATGCTCTTCAAGTTAAATCACTTCCAGGTGAGCCAACAGTCTTAGTTGCGAACTTGCCTTACAACGTTTCAGTTCCGGTCTTCTTACATCTTCTAGAAATTCTGCCAACTCTGCGTAGTGGTGTTGTTATGGTGCAAGCCGAAGTTGCAGATCGCTTGGCCGCAAAACCAAACACTAAGGAATATGGAATTCCGAGCGTTAAAGCGGCATGGTGGGCAGATGTAACAGGTGCTGGTTCAGTTTCTCGTTCGATCTTCTGGCCAGCGCCAAATGTGGATTCGAAGTTAGTTGGATTTAAACGTCGCGCAACACCGGGCGATGAAAAGCTTCGTAAGGAAGTCTTTACGATTATCGATCTAGCATTTGCACAACGTCGCAAGATGCTACGTGCTGCTCTTTCATCTCGCTATGGCGGTTCCGCTGCTGCCGAAGCGCACTTGATTGCAGCGGGAATCGACCCAACGTTGCGCGGTGAATCACTCGACATCCATGGCTTCTGCAAAATTGCCCAACAAGGATTAGAGTCTTAGCGTGTCCAAAAGTAACCGCAACTCTGTCACCGTACGAGTTCCTGCCAAGGTGAATCTGCAATTGGCAGTTGGCCCACGTGAGGCCGATGGTTTCCATAATTTAGTTACTGTTTTTCAAGCGATCTCAATTTATGACGATGTCACGATTACAAAATCTGCACCAGGTAACGGAATAACTATTTCAATCATCGGTGATCACACACACGGAGTACCAGCCGATTCCACTAATTTGGCGGTAAAGGCAGCGCAGTTAATCGCCGACGACTACGACTTTGTCATTGATGCCCATATAGAAGTGAATAAATCGATCCCTGTTGCAGGTGGCATGGCAGGTGGCAGCGCCGATGCCGCCGCAGTAATAGTTGGCGTAAATGAACTTTACGAACTCGAGATGTCACGAGAAGAGATGCACGAATTCGGCTCACAACTTGGTAGCGATGTTCCATTTATGATTTCTGGTGGCACTGCAATTGGTCAAGGTCGCGGCGATCAATTAACTGCAGCGTTATCGCGCGGCACATATCACTGGGTTTTAGCGCTCTCAACCGTTGGTTTATCAACTCCTGCGGTTTATCAAGAGTGCGATCGACTGCGCGCTGGTTTAGATATCGCAGCTCCCCAAACGAGCGATGCGCTGATGCAATCTTTACTCGCTGCAGATTCGAAAGCAGTTGGTCAGGCGCTACATAACGATCTGCAATCCGCGGCTTGCTCGCTCCGCCCGGCTTTAACTTTAGTTCTAGATGTTGGCGAAGAATATGGCGCACTTGGTTCGATCGTTTCTGGCTCTGGGCCAACAGTTGCATTCTTGGTTGCCGATGAAGAGCAGGGTTTAGACTTGGCTGTTGCGTTAACTTCTAGCGGAGTTGTTGGAAGCGTTGCCCGAGCTTATGGACCAGTGCACGGTGCCAAGGTCATCTAATTTTTTTAGTTTTCTACTTTTCTTCCAAGTGCGCAGCGAGTGCGCTAAGTAAATCGGCTAGAGCGACTTTCTGATCACGGGTTAAGCCCTTTAACAGTTCACGTTCTTGTTCAAGCAAACCCTCCAAAGCCTTATCTACTGCGCGCATTCCGGATGCCGTTAAAGTAACGAGTGATCCACGGCCATCATCAGGATCTGGTTGGCGGGTAATCAATTTCAATTCTTCTAAGCGATCTAAACGATTTGTCATGGTGCCACTTGTGACAAGTGTTTCTTGCATAAGTGCGCCAGGGGAGAGTTGATATGGATCGCCAGAACGACGCAGCGCAGCTAAAACATCGAAGCCCGAAGTTTCCAGATCGGCGAAAGCATCACGACGGGCGATATCTAAATTTCGAGAGATTCGTGAAATACGGCTAAGCACCGCAAAGGGGCTGATATCTAAATCGGGGCGCTCGCGCTTCCAATCCGCGATTAGGCGGTCGACTTCATCACGGTGCGCGCTCATAGGTCTAGAGGATATATCGCTTACGGGGATCGCCCCGAAATGGTCGCGAGCACACATAGATATGAGGGAGAATATGCGTTCCGCCATTGTGTAGTGGCTAGCACATGGGCCTTTGAAGCCCAGGGTCCAGGATCGATACCTGGTGGCGGAGCAATTTAGATTGCCCGCCGATGGTGCTAGCGGAGCGTTAGACTTAACTACATGAGTGCAAATCTCGAAACGGTTGTTGTTCTCGCCGCCGGTGAAGGCACTCGCATGAAATCATCAACGCCAAAGGTTTTGCACGAAGTTGCCGGTCGCTCACTTGTCGGCCATGTTCTAAACGCCGTTAGCGCGCTCGCCCCAAAACAAGTACGCGTTGTCGTTGGCGCAGGACGCGAAGCAGTTGAAGAACATCTACGCGAAGTCGCACCTAACGTCACAACAGTCTTCCAAGAACGTCGCGGCGGCACCGGCCATGCAACTCAGTTGGCGCTCGCAGGTACAGATATTTCAGGAACTATCTTGATCTTGGCCGGCGATACGCCGATGCTTACCGGCGAATCACTTAGACAACTTCTCGCCACTCACCACGAAGGTGGCTTCACCGCATCAGTTTTAACTGCAGAACATCCTGACCCAACTGGTTACGGGCGCATTGTTCGCGGCGATGATGGCTCACTACTTCGCATCGTTGAAGAGCGCGATGCTGATGATTTTGTTAAGGCTATTTACGAAGTTAATTCAGGGGTTTACGCATTCGATGCTAAGAAACTTGCTGGAGCGATTGGCAAGCTAACTAACGATAATTCCCAAGGCGAGCTATATCTAACTGATGTCATCGAAATTCTGCGCAATGAAGGCGGAACAATCGCAGCTGCGCTAATCGAAGATTTCATCGAAATCTTGGGAGTTAACGATCGCGTCCAGTTAGCAGAAAGCGCTGCTTTGCTCCGTGATCGCATCAACGAAGGTTTCATGCGCGCGGGAGTAACAATTGTTGATCCGACAACAACTTGGATTGATGCAACTGCAGAGATCGCAAACGATGTAACTATCTTTCCTGGTACTGCGATCTTGGGAGCTTCAAAGATCGCAACTGGCGCAGTTATTGGGCCTCGCACAACGCTGGAATCTTGCAAGGTGCTTGAGGGCGCAAACATTGTTGAATCGAATTGTTTTGAAGCAACTATCGGCGCCAGTGCAAACGTTGGCCCGTACTCATACTTACGTAAAGGCACCGTTCTTG is part of the Candidatus Planktophila lacus genome and harbors:
- a CDS encoding MarR family winged helix-turn-helix transcriptional regulator; this encodes MSAHRDEVDRLIADWKRERPDLDISPFAVLSRISRISRNLDIARRDAFADLETSGFDVLAALRRSGDPYQLSPGALMQETLVTSGTMTNRLDRLEELKLITRQPDPDDGRGSLVTLTASGMRAVDKALEGLLEQERELLKGLTRDQKVALADLLSALAAHLEEK
- a CDS encoding TatD family hydrolase, which produces MADRHNRDIDRPLAPAPKPLPVPTVDAHAHLEIVTDAAPDSAEVKQVLDDAKAAGVDRVVQVGYSAEQSKWCVAAAEHFNDRVLAAVALHPNEAPVVPDLEADLKIIEELASHPRVRAIGETGLDYFRTPPELRKRQQDSFKWHIELAKKTKKALVIHDRDSHDDVLSILLEVGAPEKTVFHCFSGGVDMAKLCIDRGYILSFAGTLTFKNAPELRDAVKLVPHDQLLVETDSPFLSPMPNRGALNTPAQIANIVRAMAEERNESVGALAQALSDNAERIFGSFAAGSTL
- the rsmA gene encoding 16S rRNA (adenine(1518)-N(6)/adenine(1519)-N(6))-dimethyltransferase RsmA; amino-acid sequence: MTLLGAAEIRALAEKLDLKPAKALGQNFVIDANVCRKIVRTAGVTAGDVALEIGPGLGSLTLALMEEATSVIAVEIDSRLANQLPITAALHSDRSEILTVINQDALQVKSLPGEPTVLVANLPYNVSVPVFLHLLEILPTLRSGVVMVQAEVADRLAAKPNTKEYGIPSVKAAWWADVTGAGSVSRSIFWPAPNVDSKLVGFKRRATPGDEKLRKEVFTIIDLAFAQRRKMLRAALSSRYGGSAAAEAHLIAAGIDPTLRGESLDIHGFCKIAQQGLES
- a CDS encoding 4-(cytidine 5'-diphospho)-2-C-methyl-D-erythritol kinase; this translates as MSKSNRNSVTVRVPAKVNLQLAVGPREADGFHNLVTVFQAISIYDDVTITKSAPGNGITISIIGDHTHGVPADSTNLAVKAAQLIADDYDFVIDAHIEVNKSIPVAGGMAGGSADAAAVIVGVNELYELEMSREEMHEFGSQLGSDVPFMISGGTAIGQGRGDQLTAALSRGTYHWVLALSTVGLSTPAVYQECDRLRAGLDIAAPQTSDALMQSLLAADSKAVGQALHNDLQSAACSLRPALTLVLDVGEEYGALGSIVSGSGPTVAFLVADEEQGLDLAVALTSSGVVGSVARAYGPVHGAKVI
- the glmU gene encoding bifunctional UDP-N-acetylglucosamine diphosphorylase/glucosamine-1-phosphate N-acetyltransferase GlmU — translated: MSANLETVVVLAAGEGTRMKSSTPKVLHEVAGRSLVGHVLNAVSALAPKQVRVVVGAGREAVEEHLREVAPNVTTVFQERRGGTGHATQLALAGTDISGTILILAGDTPMLTGESLRQLLATHHEGGFTASVLTAEHPDPTGYGRIVRGDDGSLLRIVEERDADDFVKAIYEVNSGVYAFDAKKLAGAIGKLTNDNSQGELYLTDVIEILRNEGGTIAAALIEDFIEILGVNDRVQLAESAALLRDRINEGFMRAGVTIVDPTTTWIDATAEIANDVTIFPGTAILGASKIATGAVIGPRTTLESCKVLEGANIVESNCFEATIGASANVGPYSYLRKGTVLGTGAKAGAFVEIKNAKVGDGSKVPHLSYVGDATIGEGSNIGAATIFVNYDGVDKHHTTIGDHVRIGSDSMLVAPVSIGDGAYTAAGSVITEDVPAGAMGVARGKQRNVLGWVMRKRSGTKSAIAAEASEKRDEKKG
- the metG gene encoding methionine--tRNA ligase, whose product is MKSFYLTTPIYYVNDAPHIGHAYTTVAGDVLTRWHRQRGESVWFLTGTDEHGQKVMRTAEQNNVAPQAWVDRLVQEAWKPNWTALNIANDDFIRTTEARHTERVQKFLQSLKDAGHIYAGKYEGPYCVGCEEFKLPGDLIDADGQKLCPIHSKPVELVNENNWFFRLSAFVEPLLEHYRKNPDACQPESARNEVVSFLEGGVSDLSISRSTFDWGIPVPWDTDQVVYVWFDALLNYATAVGLTDAPDTEGGKKFAQTWPADVHLVGKDILRFHAVIWPAMLMAAGLEVPKKVFAHGWLLVGGEKMSKSKLTGIAPSDITDHFGVDAFRYYFLRAIPFGSDGSFSWEDMSARYTSELANDFGNLASRLAAMIEKYCEGKVPAKATDAGLSAALTSTVEKADAAMVALDFQGGINAVMDFCKKVNGYVTEKEPWILAKDPVNKAVLEEVLYNTAESLRALAVLLHPVMPATTEILWESLGANATIGSLADQQISKVAQWGQLPEGTLVTKTPVLFPRLETKE